In the Pectinatus sottacetonis genome, TGACTGAAAATGATAAAGTCATTTTTGAGCATTGCCTGCCGGCATTTCATAATACTGAAACTAAAGTTGGGAAAAAGATTTTTGAAAAATTTGGTTTAAAGGAAATGGAAGTTAGTAATGAAGTATTTGAAGGAAAACATTCAGTTGTTTTTGACGAAGCGGAAAATAGAATGCATACAATAAAGGCTGTTATGGTCGCTGCTTTAAGCTGAGTGATGGCAAAATGCTGTTCAGCAGAGAAGGGCAGCTGAACAGCATTTTATAAAATTAAATAATATTATCAATAATAAAGAGGTGTTATCCTTGGAAAAAGACAATAAATTAGGTATTTTTGCTTTAGGAGCTATGGTAGTAGGTTCTATGATTGGCGGAGGTGCTTTTGCTTTACCAACGGATATGGCTAAAGGAGCTGGCGCTGGTGCGATCTTAATAGCGTGGGTCATTACAGGTATAGGAATGATTGCTTTAGCCTTAGTATATCAGACACTTTCCGTAAGAAAACCGGAATTAAGTGGTGGCATATATAGTTATGCCAAGGCTGGTTTTGGTGATTATGTAGGTTTCGTTTCGGCATGGGGATATTGGTTTAGTGCTTTACTCGGAAATGTATCATACAGTGTCATGCTGTTTGGGGCTTTGGGATATTTTTTCCCTGTTTTTGGTCAGGGGAATAATGTGGTTTCCATAATTTGCGCGTCAATACTTATTTGGGGCATACAAGCTTTGATTTTAAGGGGTGTAAAGCAGGCCGTATATATCAATGTAATAACGACTATAGCTAAATTGGTTCCCATTTTTTTATTTATTATTGTTTGCATTATATTTTTTAAGGTTGATATATTTTCATTTGATATATGGGGAAGTAATAATCCTTCTTTAGGGAGTGTTATGGATCAAGTAAAAAGTACAATGCTTGTTACATTGTGGGTGTTTATCGGTGTAGAAGGTGCTGTTGTATTTTCCGGCAGGGCACGTAAAAAAAGTGATGTAGGTAAAGCCACTGTAATTGGATTGGTAGGAACACTGCTCATATATGTTTTGATTTCTCTGTTATCATTGGGTGTCATGACGCAACAACAGTTATCACAGCAGGCTACACCATCTATGGCTTATGTGCTTGAAGCTGTAATAGGGCCAACTGGTGCGGCTATAATTAATGCAGGTCTGGTTGTATCATTGCTGGGAGCACTTTTAGGGTGGTCACTATTATCAGCAGAAGTACCATTTGTAGCGGCAAAAGATGGAGTTTTCCCAAAAATTTTTACGAAAGAAAATAAAAATGGAGCGCCAATTATTTCTTTAACAGCTACAAATATCATAGTACAAATTGCATTATTATTGACGTTATTTGCCAGTAGTACGTACCAAGCGTTATATTCCATAGCCAGTTCTGCAATTTTAGTACCATATTTATTAAGTGCTTTATACGGACTAAAAATAGTAATTACACGGGAAACGTATGATGTTAATTCACATAATAGTATGAGGGATATGATTTGCGGAATGGTATCAACTATATATGCAGCATGGCTTATTTATGCTGCCGGGCTGCAATATCTTTTGCTTATTACGATATTATATGCTGCTGGTGTGATTGTCTTTGTAAAAGCTAAAAAAGAAAAAAAACAACAAGTTTTTACACGGTATGAAGCTGCTTTGGCAGTGTTATTTATAATATTTGGAATTGTGGCTTTGAAATTGATGTATAGTGGATTGTTGACGTAAAGATGATGTGTCTTTGGAAATAAATATATAAGGAGTCGGGAGTATGCGGGCAATTATAGCATTGGGAGGCAATGCACTACAGGCCGAAGGAGTACCGGCTACGGCCGAATGTCAGTTGAAAACAATAAAAAATACAGCAGTTTATTTAGCTGATATGATTGAAAATGATATACAAATTGTTATAGTACATGGAAATGGACCACAGGTAGGCCGGATTGTAGTACAAAATGAGTATGCCAAAAGTTTAACCCCGCCAATGCCATTTGATATTTGTGGAGCGATGAGCCAAGGGATGATAGGCTATCATATACAACAAGCATTGGGAGAAGAACTTCATAAGCGTCATATAGATAAACATGTTGTTACTGTCATAACCCAGACCATAGTTGATGAAAATGATAAAGGATTTCAACATCCTACAAAGCCTATCGGTCCGTATTACAGTGAAGCTGAAGCCCAAAAACTTCATGTAGAAAAAGGATATTCAATTATGGAAGATTCAGGGCGCGGTTACAGAAGAATAGTGGCATCGCCTGTTCCACAGAAAATAATAGAAATAGATACTATAAGAAAACTTGTCGATAATGGAGAAATAGTAATATCGGCAGGCGGTGGAGGTATCCCGGTAGTTAAACAGAGTGATGAATCATTACGAGGTGTAACGGCAGTTATTGACAAAGATCTTGCGGCAGCTGAATTAGCAGATGCGTTATCGGCGGATCAGTTTATCATATTGACAGCTGTTGATAATGTTGCTATTAACTTTGGTAAAGCAGATCAGCAGGCTCTAAAACGGCTCACACTCAAAGAAGCAGAAAGATATATAAACGAGGGACAATTTGGTACAGGAAGTATGCTGCCTAAAATACAAGCAGCAATGAACTTTGTTGGTGCCAACCCAGAGAAAAGGGCAATAGTAGCATCTTTAAAGAATGCTAAGGATGCGTTAAGAGGAAAATCAGGCACAATAATTGTAGCGTGAATTTATTAGTTTCATATAATAGAAAAGCAACTTGAAGTATTTTGAAAATCAAGTTGCTTTTTTATTTTGTAAAAAAATATATAATGAGAAGCTGTTTTTATTGATATTTATACATACTTATTTGCATTTATTTTCATAAAATCATATAATATTATACTATATAAGTCATAATTTATAGTTGTATTTATGGATATATTCATAAAATTTAAATAGATTTATTAATGAAAGGGTTATTACTAAGGAAAGAAGGTTTAAAATGAATGACAAACAAAGTAATGTTGTCAATGAATTAATGAAAATAGGTCTTACTAAGTATGAAGCTTCTGTTTACGTTACACTATTAGAAAATCCGCGCATTACGGCCTATGAAATTAGTAAGAGATCAAGTGTGCCTCAATCTAAGATTTATTCAATAGTTAAAGAATTAGTTAATAAGAATTTTCTTAATTTGGTAGATCAGATATCTCCTAAAAAATATGTGGCTATACCATTAGATGATCTTTTGGAAAATTATAAAAAAGAGACGGATTCGCGTATTAAGTATATTAAGGAAAATGCTAAAAACATGAATACAGGAAGGGAATATGATT is a window encoding:
- the arcD gene encoding arginine-ornithine antiporter, translated to MEKDNKLGIFALGAMVVGSMIGGGAFALPTDMAKGAGAGAILIAWVITGIGMIALALVYQTLSVRKPELSGGIYSYAKAGFGDYVGFVSAWGYWFSALLGNVSYSVMLFGALGYFFPVFGQGNNVVSIICASILIWGIQALILRGVKQAVYINVITTIAKLVPIFLFIIVCIIFFKVDIFSFDIWGSNNPSLGSVMDQVKSTMLVTLWVFIGVEGAVVFSGRARKKSDVGKATVIGLVGTLLIYVLISLLSLGVMTQQQLSQQATPSMAYVLEAVIGPTGAAIINAGLVVSLLGALLGWSLLSAEVPFVAAKDGVFPKIFTKENKNGAPIISLTATNIIVQIALLLTLFASSTYQALYSIASSAILVPYLLSALYGLKIVITRETYDVNSHNSMRDMICGMVSTIYAAWLIYAAGLQYLLLITILYAAGVIVFVKAKKEKKQQVFTRYEAALAVLFIIFGIVALKLMYSGLLT
- the arcC gene encoding carbamate kinase — translated: MRAIIALGGNALQAEGVPATAECQLKTIKNTAVYLADMIENDIQIVIVHGNGPQVGRIVVQNEYAKSLTPPMPFDICGAMSQGMIGYHIQQALGEELHKRHIDKHVVTVITQTIVDENDKGFQHPTKPIGPYYSEAEAQKLHVEKGYSIMEDSGRGYRRIVASPVPQKIIEIDTIRKLVDNGEIVISAGGGGIPVVKQSDESLRGVTAVIDKDLAAAELADALSADQFIILTAVDNVAINFGKADQQALKRLTLKEAERYINEGQFGTGSMLPKIQAAMNFVGANPEKRAIVASLKNAKDALRGKSGTIIVA